The following are encoded in a window of Dioscorea cayenensis subsp. rotundata cultivar TDr96_F1 chromosome 16, TDr96_F1_v2_PseudoChromosome.rev07_lg8_w22 25.fasta, whole genome shotgun sequence genomic DNA:
- the LOC120279174 gene encoding LOW QUALITY PROTEIN: putative glycerol-3-phosphate transporter 1 (The sequence of the model RefSeq protein was modified relative to this genomic sequence to represent the inferred CDS: deleted 1 base in 1 codon): MGSLDEPKTEAQSTKPPGIRFFDCIRRRGLSFRTYQTIVLVLTFFAYASYHATRKTTSIVKSVLDPETRSLGYSPWQRSFFLRRVNGEQRKPMLQNGWAPFDGSDGTELLGQIDLAFLSVYAFGMYFAGHLGDRVDLRILLTVGMVGTGLFTTLFGVGYWLNIHDFSYYLVIQMLAGLFQSTGWPSVVGVVGNWFGKRKRGLIMGIWNAHTSVGNIAGSLIASGFLKFGWGWSFAVPGMLMAFVGLTVFLFLPVNPQAMGIEKEDDLAKPSENNGISDPLLEGGINVKGKPVGFFEAWRIPGVAPFAFCLFFAKLVAYTFLYWLPFYISHTVIDGKHLSDSTSGTLSTLFDVGGVVGGILAGHISDKLNARALTAATFMYCAIPALYFYRIYGSVSLLWNIALMFITGMFVNGPYALITTAVSADLGTHSSLNGNARALATVTAIIDGTGSVGAAIGPLLTGYLSAKSWGAVFSMLMLAALVSGLLLTKLVVAEVTEKIEQARLQTNTSLSRPSMSEQEQV; encoded by the exons ATGGGTTCCTTAGATGAACCGAAAACTGAAGCACAGAGCACCAAACCCCCGGGCATCCGCTTCTTCGATTGCATCAGGAGAAGAGGCTTGAGCTTTAGGACATACCAGACCATTGTCTTGGTCTTGACATTCTTTGCATATGCTAGCTATCATGCCACCAGGAAAACCACAAGCATTGTGAAAAGTGTCCTTGATCCTGAAACAAGAAGTTTGGGCTATTCTCCTTGGCAGAGGTCTTTCTTCCTTCGTAGGGTTAATGGGGAACAAAGAAAGCCAATGCTTCAGAATGGTTGGGCTCCATTTGATGGCTCCGATGGCACTGAATTGCTTGGACAGATTGATTTGGCCTTCCTCTCAGTATATGCCTTTGGCATGTACTTTGCTGGTCATTTAGGTGATCGAGTGGATCTTCGAATCCTTTTGACTGTTGGAATGGTTGGCACTGGTCTCTTCACGACCCTTTTTGGTGTT GGGTATTGGCTCAATATCCATGATTTCTCCTACTACTTGGTTATTCAAATGTTAGCCGGTTTGTTCCAATCCACTGGCTGGCCTTCAGTGGTGGGGGTGGTGGGCAATTGGTTCGGAAAGAGGAAGAGGGGGCTTATTATGGGCATTTGGAATGCACATACTTCGGTGGGGAATATTGCAGGCTCGTTGATTGCCTCTGGTTTTCTGAAATTTGGATGGGGTTGGTCATTTGCTGTTCCTGGCATGCTTATGGCCTTTGTTGGATTGACAGTGTTCCTGTTCTTGCCTGTTAACCCTCAGGCAATGGGAATTGAGAAGGAAGATGATTTGGCTAAGCCTTCTGAGAATAATGGAATCAGTGATCCTCTTTTGGAAGGAGGAATAAATGTCAAGGGGAAACCAGTGGGCTTCTTTGAGGCTTGGAGGATCCCTGGTGTGGCCCCATTTGCCTTCTGTCTTTTCTTCGCCAAATTGGTGGCTTATACCTTCCTTTACTGGCTTCCTTTCTACATTAGCCATACAG TTATCGATGGCAAGCATTTATCCGATTCAACATCAGGGACATTATCAACATTATTCGATGTCGGAGGAGTTGTAGGTGGCATCCTTGCAGGCCACATATCAGACAAGCTCAATGCACGCGCATTGACAGCTGCAACCTTCATGTACTGTGCAATTCCCGCTCTGTATTTCTACCGCATATATGGCAGTGTATCACTGCTCTGGAACATCGCTCTCATGTTCATCACCGGAATGTTTGTGAATGGTCCATATGCTCTGATAACAACAGCAGTGTCTGCTGATCTCGGCACGCACAGCTCCCTTAATGGAAATGCTCGAGCACTGGCAACTGTAACTGCAATTATAGATGGCACAGGCTCTGTAGGTGCTGCTATTGGCCCATTGCTGACTGGTTATCTCTCAGCCAAGAGTTGGGGTGCAGTATTTTCAATGCTGATGTTGGCTGCACTTGTGTCTGGGCTTCTTCTGACAAAGCTTGTGGTGGCTGAGGTTACGGAGAAGATCGAACAAGCGAGGTTGCAGACAAATACTAGTCTTTCAAGGCCTTCAATGTCTGAGCAGGAACAAGTATAA